Proteins found in one Orcinus orca chromosome 11, mOrcOrc1.1, whole genome shotgun sequence genomic segment:
- the TCF20 gene encoding transcription factor 20 isoform X5, with translation MQSFREQSSYHGNQQSYPQEVHGSSRIEEFSPRQAQMFQNFGGAGGSSGGSGSSSGGGRRGTAAAAAAAAMASETSGHQGYQGFRKEAGDFYYMAGSKDPVAAGTPQPAQRRPSGPVQSYGPPQGSSFGNQYGSEGHVGQFQAQHSALGGVSHYQQDYTGPFSPGSAQYQQQPSSQQQQQVQQLRQQLYQSHQPLPQATGQPASGSSHMQPMQRPSTLPASATGYQLRVGQFGQHYQSSATTSSSFPSPQRFSQSGQSYDGSYSVNAGSQYEGHNVGSNAQAYGTQSNYSYQPQSMKNFEQTKIPQGTQQGQQQQQQQQQQQQQQQQQQHPQHVMQYTNTATKLPLQSQVGQYSQPEVPVRSPMQFHQNFSPISNPSPAASVVQSPSCSSTPSPLMQSGENLQCGQGNVPMGSRNRILQLMPQLSPTPSMMPSPNSHAAGFKGFGLEGVPEKRLTDPGLSSLSALSTQVANLPNTVQHMLLSDALTPQKKTSKRPSSSSKKADSCTNSEGSSQAEEQLKSPMAESLDGGCSSSSEDQGERVRQLSGQSTSSDTTYKGGASEKAGSSPAQVTQNEAPRLSASPVAREETASPGAKDMPLSSEGNPKVSEKTVGVIVSREAMTSRVEKPGGQEKGSQEDGPAATQRPPSTGGGKETSHASLPQPEPPGGGNKGNKNGDNNSNHNGEGNGQSGHSTGGSGFIGRTEPSKSPGSLRYSYKDSFGPAVPRNVSGFPQFPTGQDKGDFTGHGERKGRNEKFPSLLQEVLQGYHHHPDRRYSRSTQEHQGMAGGLEGATRPNVLVSQTNELASRGLLNKSIGSLLENPHWGPWERKSSGSAPEMKQINLADYPVPRKFEIEPQSSAHEPGGSLSERRSVICDISPLRQIVRDPGAHSLGHMGADTRLGRNERLNPSLSQSVILPGGLVSMETKLKSQSGQIKEEDFEQSKPQASFNNKKSGDHCHPASIKHESYRGNASPGAATHDSISDYGPQDGRPTPMRRVPGRVGGREGMRGRSPSQYHDFSEKLKMSPGRSRGPGGDPHHINPHMTFSERANRSSLHTPFSPNSESLASAYHTNTRAHAYGDPNAGLNSQLHYKRQMYQQQQEEYKDWSSSSAQGVIAAAQHRQEGPRKSPRQQQFLDRVRSPLKNDKDGMMYGPPMGTYHDPSGQDGGRCLMSSDGLSNKGIELKHGSQKLQQESCWDLSRQTSPAKSGGPPGMSSQKRYGPPHETDGHGLAESTQSSKPSNVMLRLPGQEDHSSQNPLIMRRRVRSFISPIPSKRQSQDVKNSNAEDKGRLLHPSKEGADKAFNSYAHLSHSQEIKSIPKRESSKDLPSPDGRNCPAVTLTSPAKTKILPPRKGRGLKLEAIVQKITSPNIRRSASSNSAEAGGDTVTLDDILSLKSGPPEGGSGAVQDAEMEKRKGEVVSDLVCPTNQELSVEKPLARSSEEWRGSGDDKVKTETHPDTATAGKEPPGAMTSATSQKPGSNQGRPDGSLGGTAPLIFPDSKNVPPAGSLAPEANPKAEEKENDTVTISPKQEGFPPKGYFPSGKKKGRPIGSVNKQKKQQQPPPPPPQPPQIPEGSADGEPKPKKQRQRRERRKPGAQPRKRKTKQAVPIVEPQEPEIKLKYATQPLDKTDAKNKSFFPYIHVVNKCELGAVCTIINAEEEEQTKLVRGRKGQRSLTPPPSSTESKVLPASSFMLQGPVVTESSVMGHLVCCLCGKWASYRNMGDLFGPFYPQDYAATLPKNPPPKRATEMQSKVKVRHKSASNGSKTDTEEEEEQQQQKEQRSLAAHPRFKRRHRSEDCGGGPRSLSRGLPCKKATTEGSSEKTVLDSKPSVPTTSEGGPELELQIPELPLDSNEFWVHEGCILWANGIYLVCGRLYGLQEALEIAREMKCSHCQEAGATLGCYNKGCSFRYHYPCAIDADCLLHEENFSVRCPKHKPPLPCPLPALQNKTAKGSLSTEQSERG, from the coding sequence ATGCAGTCCTTCCGGGAGCAAAGCAGTTACCACGGAAACCAGCAGAGCTACCCACAGGAGGTACACGGCTCATCCCGGATAGAAGAGTTCAGCCCTCGCCAGGCCCAGATGTTCCAGAATTTTGGGGGTGCAGGTGGCAGTagtggtggcagtggcagcagcagtggTGGTGGACGACGAGGAACAGCGGCTGCTGCTGCAGCAGCGGCAATGGCTAGCGAAACCTCCGGCCATCAGGGCTACCAGGGTTTCAGGAAAGAGGCTGGAGACTTTTACTACATGGCAGGCAGCAAAGACCCCGTGGCAGCCGGAACCCCGCAGCCTGCTCAGCGAAGGCCTTCTGGGCCTGTGCAGAGCTATGGACCCCCCCAGGGGAGCAGCTTTGGCAATCAGTATGGGAGTGAGGGTCATGTGGGCCAGTTTCAAGCACAGCACTCTGCCCTTGGTGGCGTGTCTCATTATCAGCAGGATTACACGGGACCTTTCTCTCCAGGGAGCGCTCAGTACCAGCAGCAGCCTTCCAGCCAACAGCAGCAGCAAGTGCAGCAGTTGAGACAGCAGCTTTACCAGTCCCATCAGCCTCTGCCGCAGGCCACTGGCCAGCCAGCGTCCGGCTCATCCCACATGCAGCCGATGCAGCGGCCCTCAActctgccagcctctgccactggtTACCAGTTAAGAGTGGGTCAGTTTGGCCAACACTACCAGTCTTCTGCCAcgacctcctcctccttcccttcaccACAACGCTTCAGCCAGTCTGGACAGAGCTATGATGGCAGTTACAGTGTGAATGCTGGATCCCAGTACGAAGGACATAATGTGGGTTCTAATGCACAGGCTTACGGAACACAATCGAATTACAGCTATCAGCCTCAATCTATGAAGAATTTTGAACAGACGAAGATTCCACAAGGGACCCAgcaggggcagcagcagcagcagcaacagcagcagcagcagcagcagcagcagcagcagcagcatccgCAGCATGTGATGCAGTATACCAACACTGCCACCAAGCTGCCGCTGCAAAGCCAGGTGGGGCAGTACAGCCAGCCCGAGGTTCCTGTGAGGTCCCCCATGCAGTTTCACCAGAACTTCAGCCCCATTTCTAACCCTTCCCCGGCTGCCTCTGTGGTTCAGTCTCCAAGCTGTAGCTCTACCCCATCTCCTCTTATGCAGAGTGGGGAGAATCTCCAGTGTGGGCAAGGCAATGTGCCGATGGGTTCCAGAAACAGAATTCTACAGTTAATGCCTCAACTCAGCCCAACCCCATCAATGATGCCCAGTCCTAATTCTCATGCTGCAGGCTTCAAAGGGTTTGGACTAGAAGGGGTGCCAGAAAAGCGGCTGACAGATCCTGGGTTGAGTAGTTTGAGTGCCCTGAGTACGCAAGTGGCCAATCTTCCTAATACTGTTCAACACATGCTACTTTCGGATGCACTGACACCTCAGAAGAAGACCTCCAAGAGGCCTTCTTCATCTTCTAAGAAAGCAGACAGCTGCACAAACTCCGAAGGCTCCTCACAGGCTGAAGAACAACTGAAGTCCCCTATGGCAGAGTCGCTGGATGGAGGCTGCTCCAGCAGTTCCGAGGATCAAGGTGAGAGGGTGAGGCAGCTAAGTGGCCAGAGCACCAGTTCTGACACCACCTACAAGGGTGGAGCCTCAGAGAAAGCAGGCTCCTCACCAGCACAAGTCACTCAGAATGAAGCCCCCAGACTCAGTGCCAGTCCTGTAGCCAGAGAAGAGACCGCCTCACCAGGTGCTAAGGACATGCCATTGTCATCCGAGGGCAACCCAAAAGTCAGTGAGAAGACAGTTGGGGTGATTGTCTCCCGGGAAGCTATGACAAGTCGGGTAGAAAAACCTGGTGGGCAAGAAAAAGGCTCCCAAGAGGATGGTCCTGCAGCCACTCAGAGGCCACCCAGCACTGGCGGGGGAAAGGAAACCAGTCATGCGTCACTTCCACAGCCAGAGCCTCCGGgaggaggaaataaaggaaacaaaaatggagataataactcCAACCACAATGGAGAAGGAAACGGCCAGAGCGGGCACTCCACAGGGGGCTCTGGTTTTATAGGCAGAACTGAGCCTAGCAAATCTCCTGGAAGCTTGCGCTATAGTTATAAGGATAGCTTTGGGCCAGCCGTGCCAAGAAATGTCAGTGGCTTTCCTCAATTTCCTACAGGACAAGATAAGGGGGACTTCACTGGCCATGGGGAGCGAAAGGGTAGGAATGAAAAGTTCCCTAGCCTCCTGCAGGAAGTGCTTCAGGgttaccaccaccaccctgacaGGAGATATTCTAGGAGTACTCAGGAGCACCAGGGCATGGCTGGTGGCCTAGAAGGAGCCACAAGGCCTAATGTGTTAGTTAGTCAAACGAATGAATTAGCTAGCAGGGGCCTTTTGAACAAAAGCATTGGTTCCCTATTAGAAAATCCCCACTGGGGCCCCTGGGAAAGGAAATCAAGTGGCTCGGCTCCTGAAATGAAACAGATCAATTTGGCTGACTATCCAGTTCCCAGAAAGTTTGAAATAGAGCCTCAGTCATCAGCCCATGAGCCCGGGGGTTCCCTTTCTGAAAGAAGATCAGTGATCTGTGATATTTCTCCACTAAGACAGATTGTCAGAGACCCGGGGGCTCACTCACTGGGACACATGGGTGCCGACACCAGACTTGGGAGGAATGAACGTCTCAATCCAAGTTTAAGTCAGTCGGTCATTCTTCCAGGTGGGTTGGTGTCCATGGAAACAAAGCTGAAATCGCAGAGTGGGCAGATAAAAGAGGAAGACTTTGAACAATCCAAGCCCCAAGCTAGTTTCAACAACAAGAAATCTGGAGACCACTGCCACCCTGCTAGCATCAAGCATGAGTCTTACCGAGGCAACGCCAGCCCTGGAGCAGCTACCCATGATTCCATCTCAGACTATGGCCCACAGGACGGCAGACCCACGCCAATGCGGCGAGTCCCTGGCCGAGTTGGTGGTCGGGAGGGCATGAGGGGTCGTTCTCCTTCTCAGTATCATGACTTTTCAGAAAAATTGAAGATGTCCCCTGGGAGGAGCAGAGGCCCAGGGGGAGACCCTCATCACATAAACCCACATATGACCTTTTCAGAGAGGGCCAACAGGAGTTCTTTGCACACTCCCTTTTCTCCCAACTCAGAAAGCCTGGCCTCTGCTTATCACACAAACACTCGCGCTCATGCTTATGGGGACCCCAATGCAGGTTTGAATTCTCAGCTCCATTACAAGAGACAGATGTACCAACAGCAACAAGAGGAATATAAGGACTGGAGCAGCAGTTCTGCTCAGGGAGTGATCGCTGCGGCTCAGCACAGGCAGGAAGGACCCCGCAAGAGTCCAAGGCAGCAGCAGTTTCTTGACCGAGTACGGAGCCCCCTGAAGAATGACAAAGATGGCATGATGTATGGCCCACCGATGGGGACTTACCATGACCCCAGCGGTCAGGATGGTGGGCGCTGCCTCATGTCTAGTGATGGTCTTTCTAACAAAGGCATCGAATTGAAGCACGGCTCCCAGAAGTTACAACAAGAATCTTGTTGGGATCTTTCTCGGCAAACTTCTCCAGCCAAAAGCGGCGGTCCTCCAGGAATGTCCAGTCAGAAAAGGTATGGACCACCCCATGAGACCGACGGACATGGGCTAGCTGAGTCTACACAGTCATCCAAACCTAGTAATGTTATGCTAAGGCTTCCAGGTCAAGAGGATCATTCGTCTCAAAACCCCTTAATCATGAGGAGGCGTGTCCGTTCTTTTATCTCTCCCATTCCCAGTAAGAGACAGTCACAAGATGTGAAGAACAGTAACGCTGAAGATAAAGGGCGCCTCCTTCACCCATCAAAAGAAGGTGCTGATAAAGCCTTCAATTCCTATGCCCATCTTTCTCACAGCCAGGAGATCAAGTCCATCCCTAAGAGAGAATCCTCCAAGGACCTTCCAAGTCCAGATGGTAGAAACTGCCCTGCTGTTACCCTCACAAGTCCTGCCAAGACCAAAATACTGCCCCCACGGAAAGGACGGGGGTTGAAATTGGAAGCTATCGTTCAGAAGATCACATCCCCAAACATTAGGAGGAGTGCATCCTCGAACAGTGCGGAGGCTGGGGGAGACACGGTTACTCTGGATGACATCCTGTCTTTGAAGAGCGGCCCTCCCGAAGGCGGGAGTGGTGCTGTTCAGGATGCCgagatggagaagagaaaaggTGAGGTGGTGTCTGACCTAGTCTGTCCAACAAACCAGGAGTTGAGCGTAGAAAAGCCTCTTGCACGATCTTCGGAGGAGTGGCGTGGCAGTGGGGATGACAAAGTGAAGACCGAGACACACCCAGACACGGCCACTGCTGGAAAGGAACCCCCTGGTGCCATGACATCCGCAACCTCACAGAAGCCTGGGAGTAACCAAGGGAGACCAGATGGTTCCCTGGGTGGGACAGCACCTTTAATCTTTCCTGACTCAAAGAATGTACCTCCAGCGGGCTCATTGGCTCCTGAGGCAAACCCCAAGGCTGAAGAGAAAGAGAACGATACAGTGACCATTTCCCCCAAACAGGAGGGTTTCCCCCCAAAGGGTTATTTCCCATCAGGAAAGAAGAAGGGGAGACCCATTGGTAGTGTgaataagcaaaagaaacaacagcagccaccacctccaccccctcaGCCCCCCCAGATACCAGAAGGTTCTGCAGATGGAGAGCCAAAGCCAAAAAAGCAGAggcaaaggagggagagaaggaagcctGGGGCGCAGCCAAGGAAGCGGAAAACCAAACAAGCAGTTCCCATCGTAGAGCCCCAAGAACCTGAGATCAAGCTGAAGTATGCCACTCAGCCACTGGATAAAACTGATGCCAAGAACAAGTCTTTTTTCCCTTATATCCATGTAGTAAACAAGTGTGAACTTGGAGCCGTTTGTACAATCATCAatgctgaggaagaagaacagaccAAATTGGTGAGGGGTCGGAAGGGTCAGAGGTCCCTGACCCCTCCACCCAGCAGCACTGAAAGCAAGGTGCTCCCAGCTTCATCCTTTATGCTGCAGGGACCTGTCGTGACAGAGTCTTCTGTTATGGGGCACCTGGTGTGCTGTCTGTGTGGCAAGTGGGCCAGTTACCGCAACATGGGCGACCTCTTTGGACCCTTTTATCCCCAAGATTATGCAGCCACTCTCCCCAAGAATCCGCCTCCTAAGAGGGCCACGGAAATGCAGAGCAAAGTTAAGGTACGGCACAAAAGCGCTTCAAATGGCTCCAAGACGGACactgaggaggaggaagagcagcagcagcagaaggagCAGAGGAGCCTGGCCGCCCACCCCAGGTTTAAGCGGCGACACCGCTCGGAAGACTGTGGCGGAGGCCCCCGGTCCCTGTCCAGGGGGCTCCCTTGTAAAAAAGCAACCACCGAGGGCAGCAGCGAAAAGACTGTTTTGGACTCAAAGCCCTCCGTGCCCACCACTTCAGAAGGTGGCCCCGAGTTGGAGTTACAAATCCCTGAACTACCTCTTGACAGCAATGAATTTTGGGTCCATGAGGGTTGTATTCTCTGGGCCAATGGAATCTACCTGGTCTGCGGCAGGCTCTATGGCCTGCAGGAAGCGCTGGAAATAGCCAGAGAGATG